In Spirochaetaceae bacterium, one DNA window encodes the following:
- a CDS encoding PHP domain-containing protein, whose protein sequence is MIKENFHTHLHYCGHAVGEAADYIKQAKQLGFTAIGFSEHVPYPESYNDYEGFYNGARPPFTLLNDYLNEVNKAKENGQVAIYTGLEMDINPKLYGYYDELKERLDYCIGVIHFLFYNEGYEVNDLPDDGAVFNYLILLTEAVLTKRFSFIGHPDRFAINNLIIDRLENYYELWRIFVMAAVSAAIPLELNTAHVGYGLYDNEAAKNLWRIAAEEGAGVIINSDSHQPKDLNRYFTEAYAMADELGLKVIRFSESLNK, encoded by the coding sequence ATGATAAAAGAAAATTTTCATACTCATTTACATTATTGCGGCCATGCCGTTGGTGAAGCAGCCGATTATATCAAGCAAGCTAAACAGCTTGGTTTTACCGCCATTGGTTTTAGCGAGCATGTGCCTTATCCCGAAAGTTATAACGATTATGAAGGTTTTTATAACGGCGCCCGGCCGCCTTTTACTTTGCTTAATGATTATCTTAACGAGGTAAATAAGGCTAAAGAAAATGGCCAAGTAGCTATTTATACCGGCCTCGAGATGGATATTAACCCTAAACTGTACGGCTATTACGATGAACTTAAAGAGCGCTTAGATTATTGCATTGGGGTTATTCATTTTTTATTTTATAATGAAGGTTACGAGGTAAACGACTTGCCCGACGATGGGGCTGTTTTTAATTATTTAATATTGCTAACAGAGGCTGTTCTTACTAAACGTTTTAGCTTTATCGGCCACCCCGATCGTTTTGCTATCAACAATCTTATTATAGACAGGTTAGAGAACTACTACGAGCTGTGGCGCATTTTTGTAATGGCTGCCGTTAGCGCGGCTATCCCGCTGGAGCTTAACACGGCCCATGTGGGATACGGCCTTTACGATAACGAAGCGGCTAAAAACTTGTGGCGCATTGCGGCCGAAGAAGGCGCCGGCGTTATTATTAATAGTGATAGCCACCAGCCTAAAGATTTAAACCGTTACTTTACAGAGGCTTATGCAATGGCTGATGAGTTAGGGTTAAAGGTCATTAGGTTTAGCGAGAGCCTTAATAAGTGA